The DNA sequence CCGGGCCGTCTCCAGCCGCACCCGGCCGACGTAGCGGCCGGGCGGTACGCCGACCTCCGCCCGGAAGGCCCGGGCGAAGTGGCGCGGCGACAGCCCGGCGCGGGCCGCGAGGGCCTCGACGCTCAGGTCGGCGCCGGGGTGTTCGGCGATCCACTGCTGGAGGTCCCGCAGCCCGGGGCGGCGGGGGGTCTGCGCGGCGAGCTGGGCGCTGAACTGCCGCTGGCCGCCCGGGCGCCGGAGGTAGACGACCAGGTAGCGGGCGACCGCGAGGGCGACGGCCCGGCCGAGGTCCTCCTCGACCAGCGCCAGCGCGAGGTCCACGCCGGCCGTCACCCCGGCCGAGGTGGCGACGCTGCCGTCCCGTACGTACACGGGCTCGGTCTCCAGCCGGACGGCGGGGAAACGCGCGGCGAAGCCGTCGCAGTACGCCCAGTGGGTGGTGGCCCGGCGGCCGTCCAGCAGTCCGGCGGCGGCCAGCAGGAACGCCCCCGTGCACACGGAGACCAGCCGGCCGGCGCGCGGACCGTGTGCGCGCAGCAGCCCGACGAGCCGCGGGTCCGGATCGGTGACGCCCCGGCCGCCGGGGACGAGCAGCACGTCCGGGGCGGGCGCGGTGTCCAGGGCGCCGTCGGGCGTCAGCAGCAGGCCGCTGCCGGTGCGCACCGGCCGGCCGTCCACGGTGGCGGTCCGCACCCGGTACGCGCCGGGGTCGCCGACCGTCGCCCCGGCCTGGGTGAACACTTCGAGCGGGCCGGTGACGTCGAGGCTCTGGACCCCCTCGTGGAGGACGATGAGCACGGTGCGGCGAGGCGTCATGATCACATGCTGGTCCCGGGGGCGGGCGGCGGCAATGACGTCCTTCCCACCTTTCCTGCCTTCCTGCCTTTCCTGCCACGGCGGACGCCCTTGCCGGACGTTCCCGGGCGCTTTCCGGTCCTCCGCTCTTCCGCGCCGGGCCGCCCGCCGCCTAGCGTGCGGGGCATGACCACTTCCGTGATCCTTTCCGCCGGCCGCCGCTGCCAGACCGCGCTCGAAGCCGTGCACGTCTTCTCGTACTTCAGCCCCGAGACCGCCCGGGAGTTCGCCGCGTTCGGCGTGGAGGACGGGCACACCCGGTACTTCGCCGAGCGGGCCGGCGCCATGGGGCGCGTCGGGGCGGGCGCGGTGACGGCCGCGTTCCACGTGTTCAAGCACGAGCTGGTGGCCCGTCACGTGCCGGCGGTGTGGGAGCGGGTGGCGCCGGAGGAGGCGGTGACCGCACGGCTGCGCGCCTGCGACGCGGCCCTGCGCCGGATGCTCGGGGACGAGGCCATAGCGTCGCCGGAGATCGCCGAGGCCGCGGAGCTCGCGCTGCGCGCGGCGGAGGCGGGCGAGCGCGCGTCCCGGCCGCTGTACGCCGCCCAGGCGGACCAGCCCGTTCCCGACGCCCCGCACCTGGCCCTGTGGCACGCGGCGACCCTGCTCCGTGAGCACCGCGGCGGCGGACACCTGGCGGCGCTGGCCGGTGCCGGTCTCGACCCCGTCGAGGCGCTGGTCAGCCATGCGGCCGGGCGGGAGGGCAGTGCGCTGTCCCGGCGGCTGCTGCGCACCCGCGGGTGGAGCGCGGAGGAGCTGGAGGAGGGCGCGCGGCGGCTGCGCGAGCGCGGGCTGTTCACGGCCGACGGGACGCTCACCCCGGCGGGCGCGGAGCTGCGGCGGGACGTCGAGGAGGCGACCGACCGGCTGGACGCCGGGCCGTGGGAGCACCTGGGCGCGGCGGGCACGGAGCGGCTGACGGAGCTGGCCGGGGAGCTGGCCGCCCGGATCGCGGCCGCCGGAGGATCGCCGACGGGTTCCCCGCGCCCGGCGGACGGCTCCGCCCAGGGCTGAGCCGGGGGCGGCGCGGCCCGCGTTGTCCGAGGCACCTGCCACAATGCGAAGCGCAGTCCGAAGAGAAAGCGGAGCGTGATCGTGACGGCAACCGGTACGTCGGTCGAAGGCAGGATCGCCGAGGAGCTCGGCGTACAGGAGCGGCAGGTGAAGGCGGCCGTCGACTTGCTCGACGGCGGGGCGACCGTGCCGTTCGTCGCCCGGTACCGCAAGGAGGCGACCGGCGCGCTGGACGACGCCCAGCTCCGCACCCTGGAGGAGCGGCTGCGCTACCTGCGGGAGCTGGAGGAGCGGCGGGCCGCCGTCCTGGAGTCGGTGCGCGCGCAGGGCAAGCTGGACGCCGCGCTGGAGGCGCGGATCCGCGAGGCCGACTCCAAGGCCCGGCTGGAGGACATCTACCTGCCGTTCAAGCCGAAGCGGCGGACGAAGGCGCAGATCGCCCGCGAGGCGGGGCTCGAACCGCTGGCCGAGGGGCTGCTGGCCGACCCGGGCGTCGAACCGCTCGCCGCTGCCGCCGCCTTCGTCGACGCGGACAAGGGCGTCGCCGACCCGGCCGCCGCGCTGGAGGGCGCCCGGGCGATCCTCACCGAGCGGTTCGCCGAGGACGCGGACCTGATCGGCGAGCTGCGCGAGCGGATGTGGACGCGGGGCCGGCTGGTCGCCAAGGTGCGGTCGGGGAAGGAGGAGGCGGGCGCCAAGTTCGCCGACTACTTCGACTTCGCCGAGCCGTTCACCGAACTGCCCTCGCACCGGGTGCTCGCCATGCTGCGCGGTGAGAAGGAAGAGGTGCTCGACCTCGTCCTGGAGCCGGAGCCGGCCGGTGAGGCGGCGGCGGGCCCCAGCGCGTACGAGCAGGCCGTCGCCCGCCGGTTCGGCGTGGCCGACCGGGGCCGGCCGGGCGACAAGTGGCTGGCCGACACGGTCCGCTGGGCCTGGCGCACCCGCATCCTCGTCCACCTCGGCATCGACCTGCGGCTGCGGCTGCGCCAGGCCGCCGAGGACGAGGCGGTCCGCGTCTTCGCCGCCAACCTGCGCGACCTGCTGCTCGCCGCCCCGGCCGGCACCCGCGCCACGATGGGCCTCGACCCGGGCTTCCGTACGGGCGTGAAGGTCGCCGTCGTCGACGCCACCGGCAAGGTCGCGGCCACGGAGACCATCTACCCGCACGTCCCGCAGAACAAGTGGGACGCCTCCCTGGCCACCCTCGCCCGGCTCGCGAAGGAGCACGGCGTCGAGCTCGTCGCCATCGGCAACGGCACGGCCTCCCGGGAGACGGACCGGCTGGCCGCCGACCTGATCGGACGTCACCCCGAACTCGGCCTCACCAAGGTGATGGTCTCCGAGGCGGGCGCCTCGGTGTACTCCGCCTCCGCGTTCGCCTCGCAGGAGCTGCCGGGGATGGACGTGTCGCTGCGCGGCGCGGTGTCCATCGCGCGGCGGCTCCAGGACCCGCTGGCCGAGCTGGTGAAGATCGACCCCAAGTCGATCGGGGTCGGCCAGTACCAGCACGACCTGTCCGAGGTGAAGCTGTCGCGCTCGCTCGACGCGGTCGTCGAGGACTGCGTCAACGGCGTCGGCGTCGACGTCAACACGGCGTCTG is a window from the Streptomyces mobaraensis genome containing:
- a CDS encoding GlxA family transcriptional regulator, which translates into the protein MTPRRTVLIVLHEGVQSLDVTGPLEVFTQAGATVGDPGAYRVRTATVDGRPVRTGSGLLLTPDGALDTAPAPDVLLVPGGRGVTDPDPRLVGLLRAHGPRAGRLVSVCTGAFLLAAAGLLDGRRATTHWAYCDGFAARFPAVRLETEPVYVRDGSVATSAGVTAGVDLALALVEEDLGRAVALAVARYLVVYLRRPGGQRQFSAQLAAQTPRRPGLRDLQQWIAEHPGADLSVEALAARAGLSPRHFARAFRAEVGVPPGRYVGRVRLETARRLLEETTDGVEEISRRCGYGTPEAMRRAFRRALDAPPGAYRRGVRPAAT
- a CDS encoding SCO6745 family protein; amino-acid sequence: MTTSVILSAGRRCQTALEAVHVFSYFSPETAREFAAFGVEDGHTRYFAERAGAMGRVGAGAVTAAFHVFKHELVARHVPAVWERVAPEEAVTARLRACDAALRRMLGDEAIASPEIAEAAELALRAAEAGERASRPLYAAQADQPVPDAPHLALWHAATLLREHRGGGHLAALAGAGLDPVEALVSHAAGREGSALSRRLLRTRGWSAEELEEGARRLRERGLFTADGTLTPAGAELRRDVEEATDRLDAGPWEHLGAAGTERLTELAGELAARIAAAGGSPTGSPRPADGSAQG
- a CDS encoding Tex family protein translates to MIVTATGTSVEGRIAEELGVQERQVKAAVDLLDGGATVPFVARYRKEATGALDDAQLRTLEERLRYLRELEERRAAVLESVRAQGKLDAALEARIREADSKARLEDIYLPFKPKRRTKAQIAREAGLEPLAEGLLADPGVEPLAAAAAFVDADKGVADPAAALEGARAILTERFAEDADLIGELRERMWTRGRLVAKVRSGKEEAGAKFADYFDFAEPFTELPSHRVLAMLRGEKEEVLDLVLEPEPAGEAAAGPSAYEQAVARRFGVADRGRPGDKWLADTVRWAWRTRILVHLGIDLRLRLRQAAEDEAVRVFAANLRDLLLAAPAGTRATMGLDPGFRTGVKVAVVDATGKVAATETIYPHVPQNKWDASLATLARLAKEHGVELVAIGNGTASRETDRLAADLIGRHPELGLTKVMVSEAGASVYSASAFASQELPGMDVSLRGAVSIARRLQDPLAELVKIDPKSIGVGQYQHDLSEVKLSRSLDAVVEDCVNGVGVDVNTASAPLLSRVSGISSGLADNIVAHRDANGPFRSRKALKDVARLGPKAYEQCAGFLRIRGGDDPLDGSSVHPEAYPVVRAMAKRTGNEVAALIGNTGVLRSLRAEEFVDDSFGLPTVTDILRELEKPGRDPRPAFRTASFKEGVEKIGDLASGMILEGVVTNVAAFGAFVDVGVHQDGLVHVSAMSRNFVKDPRDVVKPGDIVRVKVLEVDIPRKRISLTLRLDDEASASARREPRENRRGGAPRQQRREASAPAAGGAMADALRRAGLVRPEGRR